A single genomic interval of Eurosta solidaginis isolate ZX-2024a chromosome 3, ASM4086904v1, whole genome shotgun sequence harbors:
- the LOC137246999 gene encoding uncharacterized protein has translation MARHIFAINKPYPTIQEFSIWLQQISLYIAMATEVNTSKTNKDQLAQKSNRISRPVLTIGEEKQRCQFCNSNHKLYQCTNFKDADYNKRWEVVKKNRLCFSCLSTSHNMQNCPRRRECGVSACRKYHHKLLHNHITATLHAGNTANTEQAVATVSECQKNNHQNNNRKINKQNLQKGKECGTLLKFLPIKLHGPKGSLEVMAFIDDGSKVTLLEERIANRIGLRGASNLLHLKWFDNQTTTEVSKRVEVEVSSAHESTVYVPRSLSKPMKI, from the exons ATGGCTCGTCACATATTCGCCATAAATAAACCATATCCAACTATACAAGAATTTAGCATCTGGTTGCAACAAATATCTTTATATATCGCTATGGCTACTGAAGTTAATACGTCAAAAACAAACAAAGATCAGCTTGcacaaaaaagtaatagaatttcAAGACCAGTGTTAACGATAGGAGAAGAAAAACAAAGATGCCAGTTTTGTAATTCGAATCATAAATTGTACCAGTGTACTAATTTCAAAGATGCCGATTATAATAAACGTTGGGAAGTTGTAAAAAAGAATAGATTATGTTTTTCTTGCCTTTCTACAAGCCACAACATGCAAAATTGTCCTCGCCGGCGTGAATGTGGTGTATCAGCTTGCCGTAAATACCACCATAAATTACTCCATAACCACATAACAGCAACCCTACATGCTGGCAACACCGCTAACACAGAACAAGCTGTGGCAACTGTTAGCGAATGTCAAAAGAACAATCATCAAAACAATAATcgcaaaataaacaaacaaaacttGCAAAAAGGCAAAGAATGTGGTACTTTGCTTAAATTTTTGCCGATAAAACTGCATGGACCAAAAGGCAGCTTGGAAGTAATGGCCTTTATAGACGATGGGTCGAAGGTTACACTATTAGAGGAACGCATAGCCAATCGTATAGGTTTGAGAGGTGCAAGTAATTTGTTGCACTTAAAGTGGTTCGATAACCAAACGACAACAGAAGTATCAAAGCGAGTGGAAGTGGAAGTTTCTAGTGCACACGAGTCAAC AGTTTATGTGCCGAGGAGTTTAAGCAAACCTATGAAGATTTAA